The Caldicoprobacter guelmensis genome includes a region encoding these proteins:
- a CDS encoding carbohydrate ABC transporter permease: MIRERILFLLKYGRKWLWPFARLVLLIGLSFVILYPIFKKISFAIRAKSDLYSPIVVWIPQNFSLENFRYAIEMMDYWKTLLNTTTLCLLTTILTLISCGLAGYGFARLRFKGSNLLFAGVIFTILVPPTTIFIPVYLNLKDFTLMGLIPLITGKPVNLMDSYWPFVLTSMTANSFKGGLFIFIFRQFFRGIPRELEEAAYVDGASVTKTFTSIMLPNAIPAIITVGLFSFVWQWNDSFYTTMYLPSAKVIATQLASLPYNLSIKLTSMLGGSAKADPFYLSMVQDTGILLAMLPLIILYIFTQRYFVESIERTGIVG; the protein is encoded by the coding sequence TTGATAAGGGAAAGAATATTATTTTTGTTAAAATACGGGAGAAAATGGTTATGGCCTTTTGCGCGTTTAGTGTTATTAATAGGATTGTCGTTTGTCATTTTGTATCCAATCTTTAAAAAAATATCCTTTGCAATAAGGGCTAAATCGGACCTATATTCACCAATTGTCGTTTGGATTCCGCAGAATTTTAGCCTAGAAAATTTTAGATACGCAATTGAAATGATGGACTACTGGAAGACTTTATTAAATACTACTACACTTTGTTTGTTGACAACAATTTTAACCCTTATTTCTTGTGGATTGGCTGGGTACGGGTTTGCTAGGTTGAGATTTAAAGGAAGCAACTTGCTTTTTGCTGGTGTAATATTTACTATTCTTGTTCCACCTACAACTATTTTTATTCCTGTTTATTTAAACTTAAAGGATTTTACATTAATGGGATTAATTCCATTAATTACGGGGAAACCAGTAAACTTGATGGATAGCTATTGGCCATTTGTTCTTACTTCCATGACTGCTAATTCTTTTAAAGGAGGGCTGTTTATTTTCATATTCCGACAGTTTTTTAGAGGGATTCCACGGGAATTGGAAGAAGCTGCTTATGTAGATGGGGCTAGTGTGACAAAAACATTCACCAGCATTATGCTGCCAAATGCAATCCCTGCCATTATAACAGTTGGCCTTTTCTCATTTGTGTGGCAGTGGAATGATAGTTTTTATACTACAATGTATTTACCGTCAGCTAAAGTTATAGCTACCCAGTTGGCATCGTTGCCTTATAATTTATCTATCAAATTAACCTCGATGTTAGGTGGAAGCGCCAAGGCAGATCCATTCTATTTAAGCATGGTGCAGGATACGGGCATTTTGCTTGCAATGCTGCCCTTGATTATACTGTATATATTTACTCAGCGTTACTTTGTAGAAAGCATTGAAAGGACAGGTATTGTTGGTTAA
- a CDS encoding DUF5696 domain-containing protein — protein sequence MKLLKRLFLCMLCLSMFVAGCSTSTTKIDDLQGIQLEGEQTLTAAFTNPLLQDMKGIAENSYLQLYINDQTAEIAVLDKRSGQIWRSNPTDRDGDPIASGEKKDLLSAQVTLEFCNEFGQYNYANSYTDSIAYKQVAYKLIPDGVRVTYKFGKIEKTIEDLPKMISKQRFEEKILSKIEDNTLLRTLKIAYREDKEKGVYVRNDGLSGIQLKRTLQAFEIAGYTEEDLAYDLAEHNLTQTKPVPRLFYVILEYKLEGDSLVVRVPVDGIRYLKEYPVHEISILNFFGAGGPSEEGALFVPDGSGALIYFNNGKSKYTPYRQEIYGTDLTVDNTEFLIRAEKARMPVFGVIKKNSALLGIIEEGAAVAIVNADVSGRENSYNYVYPSFYVINKDDVTLQGEGQKRSFPRYQEEPMKTDFVVRYVFLNGKEACYEGMAKYYQQYLIKNNMLRENKDRETSNSDIPFYLQLIGSIPTRKHFVGVPYRALEPLTTFEQAKIILSELEQLGVSNIKLKYSGWFNEGEYHKVPKSISVDGVIGGRKGLNDFLEYIKEKNVSFYPDVALLRVYNTSGFNETREAARRLTALPAAVYPIDLASNRRDRDRYPSYVLSPRYVKEYVEKMLSGIVRLNFNAISLRDLADELNSDYRKNNQIDRTESEKISIQALDKIYQSGLNIMVKGGNAYAWPYVTDITDVSLGNSKYKIEDEAIPFYQMVIRGFIEYTGTPYNLSTYTNHRQYVLKCLEYGSNVYFVWSYEPSHKVKDTDFDYLYSIYYREWIGLATQVYRQVNEVLKRVNNQEIISHQKIKDGVFKTVYENGVYVIVNYNRAPVFVEGVRIEAEDFYVGGDSK from the coding sequence ATGAAGTTATTAAAACGCTTATTTCTTTGTATGCTATGTTTATCGATGTTTGTTGCAGGTTGTTCGACTAGTACAACGAAAATTGACGATTTACAGGGTATACAATTGGAAGGGGAACAAACTTTAACGGCCGCTTTTACCAATCCTCTCCTTCAAGATATGAAGGGAATAGCAGAAAATAGTTATTTACAGTTGTATATAAATGACCAAACCGCGGAGATTGCGGTACTTGATAAAAGGAGTGGACAGATTTGGCGCAGTAACCCGACAGATAGAGATGGGGATCCTATTGCTAGTGGGGAGAAAAAGGATTTATTGTCTGCTCAGGTAACTCTGGAGTTTTGTAATGAGTTTGGACAATATAACTATGCTAATTCTTATACCGATAGCATAGCCTATAAGCAGGTAGCTTATAAGTTGATACCTGACGGAGTAAGGGTAACTTATAAGTTTGGTAAGATAGAAAAGACTATAGAAGATTTGCCCAAAATGATAAGCAAGCAAAGGTTTGAAGAGAAGATATTAAGTAAAATTGAGGATAATACTTTGCTGCGTACATTGAAGATTGCGTATAGAGAAGATAAAGAAAAAGGGGTGTATGTGAGAAACGATGGCCTATCTGGTATACAACTTAAGCGTACGCTTCAAGCTTTTGAAATTGCAGGTTATACCGAAGAAGATCTGGCCTATGACCTTGCAGAGCATAATTTGACTCAGACAAAACCAGTTCCTCGATTGTTTTATGTTATACTGGAATACAAGTTGGAAGGAGACAGCCTCGTTGTCAGAGTCCCAGTAGATGGAATACGATACCTGAAAGAATATCCCGTTCATGAAATAAGCATTCTGAATTTCTTTGGAGCTGGCGGGCCAAGTGAGGAAGGTGCGCTTTTTGTGCCGGATGGGTCAGGGGCATTGATATATTTTAATAACGGTAAATCAAAATATACTCCCTACAGGCAGGAAATCTACGGAACAGATTTGACGGTAGATAATACGGAATTTTTAATTAGAGCTGAAAAAGCGAGGATGCCAGTTTTTGGAGTAATTAAGAAAAACAGTGCATTATTGGGGATTATTGAAGAAGGGGCTGCTGTTGCTATAGTCAATGCCGATGTGAGTGGAAGGGAGAATAGTTATAACTATGTTTATCCAAGTTTTTATGTAATAAATAAAGATGATGTTACTTTGCAGGGGGAGGGACAAAAGCGCTCATTTCCTCGTTACCAGGAAGAACCAATGAAAACAGATTTTGTTGTACGTTATGTTTTCTTGAACGGGAAAGAGGCTTGTTATGAGGGTATGGCTAAATACTATCAGCAATACTTAATAAAGAATAACATGCTTAGGGAAAATAAGGATAGGGAAACTTCAAATAGTGATATTCCTTTTTACCTGCAGTTAATTGGAAGTATACCTACCCGGAAACATTTTGTAGGGGTACCTTATAGGGCGTTGGAACCTTTAACGACGTTTGAACAGGCAAAGATAATTCTATCTGAATTGGAACAATTGGGTGTGAGCAATATTAAGCTAAAATACAGTGGTTGGTTTAACGAAGGCGAGTATCATAAAGTTCCAAAATCTATATCGGTTGATGGAGTTATAGGGGGTCGAAAGGGATTAAACGATTTTTTAGAGTATATTAAAGAAAAAAATGTCTCTTTTTATCCTGATGTTGCTCTATTGAGAGTTTATAATACTTCAGGTTTTAATGAAACTAGGGAAGCAGCCAGAAGGTTGACAGCGTTACCTGCAGCTGTATATCCAATTGATTTGGCATCAAATCGTCGTGACAGGGACCGTTATCCTTCATATGTATTATCTCCACGATATGTAAAAGAGTACGTTGAAAAGATGTTATCTGGTATAGTAAGACTAAACTTTAATGCGATATCTTTAAGAGACCTTGCTGATGAGTTAAACAGCGATTATCGCAAAAATAATCAAATTGACAGGACGGAATCTGAGAAGATTTCTATTCAAGCTTTGGATAAAATTTATCAAAGTGGATTGAATATTATGGTTAAAGGTGGCAACGCATATGCCTGGCCATATGTGACGGATATCACAGATGTATCTCTGGGGAATAGCAAGTATAAAATAGAAGACGAGGCGATTCCTTTTTACCAGATGGTCATCCGTGGGTTCATTGAATACACAGGAACACCATATAATTTATCTACTTATACCAATCATCGTCAGTATGTATTGAAATGCCTGGAGTATGGTTCTAATGTATATTTTGTGTGGAGTTATGAACCCAGCCATAAGGTAAAAGATACAGACTTTGACTATTTATATTCTATTTATTATAGAGAATGGATCGGCTTAGCAACTCAGGTTTATCGACAGGTAAATGAAGTATTGAAACGAGTAAATAATCAGGAAATAATTTCTCACCAAAAAATAAAAGATGGGGTTTTTAAAACGGTATATGAAAATGGTGTATATGTAATTGTAAATTACAATCGTGCGCCTGTATTTGTTGAAGGTGTACGAATTGAAGCAGAAGACTTTTATGTGGGTGGTGATAGTAAATGA
- a CDS encoding carbohydrate ABC transporter permease has product MKTNLNVRGNVTPVNIKRKYRPYERQKALWGFIYILPWLIGFISFFVIPLVNSFRYSLSKVEVKEGGGLSIIFVGLNNYIEAFTVHTSFNRTLVESITNMAVNVPLIVVFSLFVAVILNQKFKGRTFARAVFFLPVILASGIIANLESSSLIEAIQAERAGSRFLNILTSFELERMMLGMGVDETIVGYLTGAVDRIYEIISQSGVQILIFLAGIQSIPPQMYEVAIIEGSTGYEAFWKITFPMVSPLILVNVIYTIIDHFSSNAMTDLIRETALKSFNFGLGSAMAWVYFVAISIILIVCSYLISKRVFYQE; this is encoded by the coding sequence ATGAAGACTAATTTAAATGTAAGAGGCAATGTAACTCCTGTGAATATAAAGAGGAAATATAGGCCATATGAGCGACAAAAAGCGTTGTGGGGATTTATTTACATTTTGCCGTGGCTCATAGGTTTTATCTCGTTTTTTGTGATACCATTGGTTAATTCTTTCCGTTACAGTTTAAGTAAAGTAGAGGTGAAAGAGGGAGGAGGGTTAAGCATTATATTTGTAGGGCTTAATAATTATATTGAAGCTTTTACAGTGCATACGAGTTTTAACCGCACGTTGGTAGAGTCAATTACTAATATGGCGGTGAACGTACCCTTGATTGTAGTATTCAGCTTATTTGTTGCTGTAATTCTTAACCAGAAATTTAAGGGTAGGACATTTGCAAGAGCTGTATTTTTCCTCCCTGTCATTTTAGCTTCGGGGATTATTGCCAATCTTGAGAGTTCGAGTTTGATTGAAGCAATACAAGCCGAAAGAGCCGGATCCAGGTTTCTTAATATATTGACCAGTTTTGAATTGGAGCGGATGATGCTGGGAATGGGGGTTGATGAGACAATTGTTGGGTATTTAACAGGTGCAGTGGATCGAATATATGAAATAATCAGTCAATCGGGTGTGCAGATTTTAATTTTTCTAGCTGGGATTCAGTCGATACCACCGCAAATGTATGAGGTAGCAATAATAGAAGGGTCTACTGGGTATGAGGCGTTTTGGAAGATTACTTTCCCTATGGTTAGTCCGCTTATCCTCGTCAATGTGATTTATACAATTATTGATCATTTTTCAAGTAATGCGATGACGGATTTAATTCGTGAGACCGCTTTGAAATCTTTCAATTTTGGATTGGGGTCAGCGATGGCTTGGGTCTATTTTGTAGCTATAAGTATTATTTTGATTGTTTGTTCTTATCTAATTTCTAAGAGAGTCTTTTATCAAGAATAA
- a CDS encoding YIP1 family protein, whose amino-acid sequence MIRSKKLFFIISLVLFINLLIGYSNAYADYAPPSYNYSYWRDSAAAPAAYEATRIINGELLGVGSLKEPTDIYVLNNERIYILDSGNNRIIVTDANFKLIKVIDSFDNNGQIDRFSNPQGIFVTDDYHLYVADTGNKRVVHLDENLRPVAIIDSPESELLAENFEFKPAKIVVDKAGRIYVMAIGVFDGFMEFSPDGVFTTFIGANRVKVDPIEYLWKLLSTREQRSRMVQFVPTEFTNLDIDEDGFIYAVSADNTDEDVKRLNAQGIDILRRDGYVPPRGDIRYTREEGPSRLIDIDVTDSEIYSILDAKRGRIFTYNGDGYLLYIFGGLGNSLGEFDTPVAIERVGDNFLVLDKALGEITIFEPTEYGRVVNEAIRSYYQGDEERAAEMFTRAVNLNANFEYAYGGIGKAFLRKGDYEKAVEYFKESMDRKNYSKAYILYRRETLRGYFPLLMTVLCILILCTPLIKKYIWRNIRGIPLFEKEELRYPLRLIVHPYDEYWELKYRRDKRVNLIISFVILALLSLTRILQAQYNGFLVNYNNPREFNSILEVVYVVVPVLFWCIANWSLTTLMDGEGKFSEIFISTCFALIPLILIGIPWVLLSNYISADEVTFYNFSQSVAALWCLYLLFVGNMTVHQFTPSKTVGTMILTVGTIGFLAFLCLLFFNLIQQLLSFAVTVFREILLRF is encoded by the coding sequence ATGATTAGAAGCAAAAAGTTATTTTTCATTATTTCGCTAGTTTTGTTTATTAATCTTTTAATTGGATATAGCAATGCATATGCTGATTATGCTCCTCCTTCCTATAATTATTCTTACTGGAGAGACAGTGCAGCAGCGCCTGCTGCATATGAGGCAACACGAATTATAAATGGTGAACTGCTGGGTGTTGGTTCTTTAAAAGAGCCAACTGATATTTATGTCTTAAATAATGAAAGGATATATATCTTGGATTCGGGGAACAACCGCATTATCGTTACCGATGCAAATTTCAAATTAATAAAAGTAATTGATTCCTTCGATAATAACGGGCAAATTGATCGTTTCTCAAACCCGCAAGGTATTTTCGTTACAGACGACTATCATCTGTATGTTGCGGATACGGGTAACAAGAGAGTTGTTCATTTAGATGAGAACCTTAGACCGGTGGCTATTATTGATTCACCGGAATCAGAGTTATTAGCAGAAAATTTTGAATTTAAACCTGCTAAAATTGTTGTGGACAAAGCGGGCAGAATTTATGTCATGGCTATTGGAGTATTTGATGGTTTTATGGAATTCAGTCCAGATGGGGTTTTTACCACTTTTATTGGTGCTAATAGAGTAAAAGTAGATCCAATTGAATATTTATGGAAGCTTTTGTCGACAAGGGAACAACGCAGTAGAATGGTACAGTTTGTGCCGACCGAATTTACAAATTTGGACATTGATGAGGATGGATTTATATATGCAGTTAGCGCTGATAATACTGATGAAGATGTGAAGAGATTAAATGCTCAAGGGATAGACATTTTACGTAGGGATGGATATGTACCTCCACGGGGGGATATTCGTTATACTCGGGAAGAAGGGCCATCAAGGTTAATCGATATTGATGTTACTGATAGCGAAATTTATTCTATTCTTGATGCGAAAAGAGGGCGTATATTTACCTACAATGGTGATGGTTACTTGCTTTACATCTTTGGTGGACTAGGGAATAGCTTAGGGGAATTTGATACTCCTGTAGCAATAGAGCGTGTGGGAGATAACTTCTTAGTGCTTGACAAAGCATTGGGAGAGATAACGATATTTGAGCCTACAGAATATGGTAGGGTCGTGAATGAAGCTATTAGGAGTTACTATCAAGGAGATGAGGAAAGAGCTGCCGAAATGTTTACCAGAGCGGTTAATCTGAACGCTAATTTTGAGTATGCTTATGGGGGAATAGGTAAGGCTTTTTTGAGGAAAGGCGATTATGAAAAAGCCGTAGAGTATTTTAAGGAAAGTATGGATCGGAAGAATTATTCAAAAGCCTACATTCTCTATCGTCGAGAGACATTAAGAGGATATTTCCCTTTATTGATGACGGTATTATGTATTCTGATATTGTGTACTCCTTTAATAAAAAAGTATATATGGCGCAACATCAGGGGAATTCCATTGTTTGAAAAAGAAGAGTTAAGATATCCTTTGCGGTTAATAGTTCACCCATATGACGAGTATTGGGAATTGAAATACAGAAGGGATAAGAGGGTCAATCTCATTATATCGTTCGTGATTTTGGCGCTGCTATCTCTTACCAGAATTTTGCAGGCGCAGTATAATGGGTTTTTGGTAAATTACAATAATCCCAGGGAGTTTAACAGCATTTTAGAGGTTGTATATGTAGTAGTACCGGTGTTGTTCTGGTGTATAGCCAATTGGTCCTTGACAACATTGATGGATGGCGAAGGAAAGTTTTCAGAAATATTCATATCAACTTGTTTTGCATTGATTCCGCTAATTTTGATAGGTATTCCCTGGGTCTTGTTAAGTAACTATATATCGGCAGATGAAGTTACTTTTTATAACTTTTCGCAAAGTGTTGCGGCGCTGTGGTGTTTGTATTTGTTGTTTGTTGGCAATATGACAGTGCACCAGTTTACGCCATCTAAGACAGTGGGGACTATGATTTTGACTGTTGGGACGATAGGTTTTTTGGCTTTCCTGTGCCTGTTGTTCTTTAATCTGATACAGCAACTTTTATCATTTGCAGTTACCGTATTTAGAGAGATTCTGCTACGTTTCTGA
- a CDS encoding carbohydrate ABC transporter permease, whose protein sequence is MAIKRMSAFRHQKQLNRSFAVTFMLFVLLALFGAFMALPLIYTINNAFKPLDELFLFPPRFFVRNPTFDNFYDLVYLIGNSWVPFSRYLSNTIFITLLGTAGHVIFASAAAYPLAKYKFPGSKTLSTIVVLSLMFSGHVTAIPNYMIMSRLGWIDTHASIIIPAWAFPLGLFLMRQFMEQLPSSLLEAAKMDGASEYRIFWQIVMPNVKPAWLTLIILRLPSLWGSDGGSFIYSENLKTLNYALGQITQGGIARAGVGAAIGLVLMIVPITMFIISQSNVIQTMATSGIKD, encoded by the coding sequence ATGGCAATTAAGAGGATGTCAGCTTTTCGTCATCAGAAGCAACTAAATCGTTCATTTGCTGTTACGTTTATGTTATTTGTACTCCTTGCATTGTTTGGTGCATTTATGGCTTTACCATTGATATATACAATTAACAATGCTTTTAAGCCTTTAGACGAATTGTTTTTGTTTCCTCCCAGATTTTTTGTACGAAACCCTACTTTTGATAATTTTTACGATCTAGTGTATTTGATTGGAAATTCGTGGGTACCATTCTCTAGATATTTGTCAAACACAATCTTTATTACCTTATTAGGCACTGCTGGGCACGTGATATTCGCTTCTGCAGCAGCCTATCCGTTGGCAAAGTATAAATTCCCAGGCTCAAAGACTTTATCTACTATAGTAGTGTTGTCTTTGATGTTTTCGGGACACGTTACGGCTATTCCCAACTATATGATTATGTCCCGCTTAGGTTGGATAGATACACATGCATCTATAATAATCCCGGCGTGGGCTTTCCCACTCGGACTTTTTTTGATGAGGCAATTCATGGAACAGCTTCCGTCCTCTTTGTTAGAAGCAGCCAAAATGGATGGAGCAAGTGAGTATAGGATTTTCTGGCAAATTGTGATGCCCAACGTTAAGCCTGCTTGGTTGACCCTTATAATTCTGCGCCTTCCCTCACTCTGGGGGTCGGACGGTGGGAGTTTTATATACAGCGAAAATCTAAAAACCTTGAATTATGCATTGGGTCAGATTACGCAGGGAGGTATTGCAAGAGCGGGGGTAGGAGCTGCTATTGGTTTAGTACTTATGATAGTGCCCATTACCATGTTCATAATTTCACAGAGCAATGTCATACAAACGATGGCTACTTCTGGAATAAAAGACTAG
- a CDS encoding carbohydrate ABC transporter permease, whose product MKLEKHFQWVALRREIYRNRHYYILMAPYMIIFFIFTVLPVLASLGISFTYFNMLEPPRFIGWQNYSRLFLNDDVFLIALRNTFYFAIITGPVSYIACFLFAWIINELPPKIRAFMTLVFYAPSISGNVYYIWQIIFSGDKYGYINGFLMRLGLTLEPIQWLKDERYILSVLIIVQLWMSLGTSFLAFIAGLQTLDRSLIEAGAVDGIKNRWQELWYIVLPSMRPQLLFGAVMQITSSLAVADISVALAGFPSVNYAGHTIVTHLMDYGSIRFEMGYASAIATVLFIIMLGTNLLTQKLLRKIGG is encoded by the coding sequence ATAAAATTAGAGAAACATTTTCAGTGGGTTGCTTTAAGGAGAGAGATATACAGAAATAGACATTATTATATATTAATGGCCCCATATATGATCATTTTCTTTATATTTACTGTGTTGCCTGTATTAGCTTCGTTGGGAATAAGTTTTACTTATTTTAATATGTTAGAACCGCCTCGTTTTATTGGATGGCAGAATTACTCCCGTTTATTTTTAAACGATGATGTTTTTCTGATAGCACTAAGAAATACTTTTTATTTCGCAATTATTACAGGGCCTGTAAGCTACATTGCGTGTTTCTTATTTGCGTGGATCATCAATGAACTACCGCCCAAGATTCGTGCATTTATGACGTTGGTATTTTATGCTCCATCAATATCAGGTAATGTATACTATATATGGCAAATTATATTTTCGGGTGATAAGTACGGCTATATAAATGGCTTTCTGATGAGGTTAGGGCTTACTCTTGAACCTATACAATGGCTTAAAGATGAGAGATATATTTTAAGCGTGCTAATCATTGTGCAGCTGTGGATGAGTCTTGGAACGAGTTTTCTTGCTTTTATAGCGGGTTTACAGACACTTGATAGGAGCTTGATTGAAGCTGGTGCAGTGGATGGTATAAAAAATAGATGGCAAGAGTTATGGTATATTGTATTGCCTTCAATGAGGCCGCAGCTGTTGTTTGGAGCCGTAATGCAAATCACCAGTTCTTTGGCCGTTGCAGATATTTCAGTGGCATTAGCGGGATTTCCAAGCGTCAATTATGCTGGGCATACGATTGTAACGCACCTTATGGATTACGGCTCAATCAGGTTTGAGATGGGATATGCATCTGCAATAGCAACCGTTCTTTTTATTATCATGCTGGGTACAAATCTTTTAACGCAAAAACTACTAAGAAAGATAGGTGGGTGA